A part of Rattus rattus isolate New Zealand chromosome 6, Rrattus_CSIRO_v1, whole genome shotgun sequence genomic DNA contains:
- the LOC116902734 gene encoding glutathione S-transferase alpha-4-like has protein sequence MELIRWLLATAGVEFEEEFLETREQYEKLQKDGCLLFGQVPLVEIDGMLLAQTRAILSYLAAKHNLYGKDLKDRVRIDMHADGTQDLMMMIAGAPFKAPQEKEESYALVVKRAKTRYFPVFERILKDHGEAFLVGNQLSRADIQLLEAILMVEELSAPVLSDFPLLQAFKTRISNIPTIKKFLQPGSQRKPPPDGHYVDVVRTILKFW, from the coding sequence ATGGAGTTGATCCGTTGGCTGCTGGCTACAGCTGGAGTGGAGTTTGAAGAAGAATTTCTTGAGACAAGAGAACAATATGAGAAGTTGCAAAAGGATGGGTGCCTGCTTTTTGGCCAAGTCCCATTGGTGGAAATAGATGGGATGCTGCTGGCCCAGACCAgagccatcctcagctacctgGCTGCCAAGCACAACTTGTATGGGAAGGACCTGAAGGACAGAGTCAGGATTGACATGCATGCTGATGGCACCCAGGACCTGATGATGATGATTGCTGGGGCTCCATTTAAAGCCCctcaggaaaaagaagaaagctatgCTTTAGTAGTGAAGAGGGCTAAAACCCGTTACTTCCCAGTGTTTGAAAGGATTTTAAAAGACCACGGAGAGGCTTTTCTTGTTGGCAACCAACTCAGTCGGGCAGACATACAGCTACTAGAAGCCATTTTGATGGTGGAAGAACTCAGTGCTCCTGTGCTGTCTGACTTCCCTCTGCTGCAGGCATTTAAGACAAGAATCAGCAACATTCCTACAATTAAGAAGTTCCTGCAacctggaagtcagaggaagcCACCTCCAGATGGTCACTACGTTGACGTGGTCAGGACCATCCTGAAGTTCTGGTGA
- the Cnbp gene encoding cellular nucleic acid-binding protein isoform X3, which produces MSSNECFKCGRSGHWARECPTGGGRGRGMRSRGRGFQFVSSSLPDICYRCGESGHLAKDCDLQEDEACYNCGRGGHIAKDCKEPKREREQCCYNCGKPGHLARDCDHADEQKCYSCGEFGHIQKDCTKVKCYRCGETGHVAINCSKTSEVNCYRCGESGHLARECTIEATA; this is translated from the exons ATGAGCAGCAACGAATGCTTCAAGTGTGGACGATCTGGCCACTGGGCCAGGGAATGCCCTACTGGTGGAGGTCGGGGTCGTGGAATGAGAAGCCGCGGCAGAG GGTTCCAGTTTGTTTCCTCGTCTCTTCCTGACATCTGTTACCGCTGTGGTGAGTCTGGTCATCTTGCCAAGGACTGTGATCTTCAGGAGGATG AAGCCTGCTATAACTGCGGTAGAGGTGGCCACATTGCCAAGGACTGCAAGGAGCccaagagagagcgagagcaatGCTGCTACAACTGTGGCAAGCCAGGCCATCTGGCTCGTGACTGTGACCACGCGGATGAGCAGAAGTGCTATTCCTGTGGGGAATTTGGACATATTCAAAAAGACTGCACCAAGGTGAAGTGCTATAG GTGTGGTGAAACTGGTCATGTAGCCATCAATTGCAGCAAGACAAGTGAAGTCAACTGTTACCGCTGTGGCGAGTCAGGGCATCTTGCACGGGAATGCACAATTGAGGCTACTGcctaa
- the Cnbp gene encoding cellular nucleic acid-binding protein isoform X2 has product MSSNECFKCGRSGHWARECPTGGGRGRGMRSRGRGGFTSDRGFQFVSSSLPDICYRCGESGHLAKDCDLQEDACYNCGRGGHIAKDCKEPKREREQCCYNCGKPGHLARDCDHADEQKCYSCGEFGHIQKDCTKVKCYRCGETGHVAINCSKTSEVNCYRCGESGHLARECTIEATA; this is encoded by the exons ATGAGCAGCAACGAATGCTTCAAGTGTGGACGATCTGGCCACTGGGCCAGGGAATGCCCTACTGGTGGAGGTCGGGGTCGTGGAATGAGAAGCCGCGGCAGAGGTGGTTTTACCTCGGATAGAG GGTTCCAGTTTGTTTCCTCGTCTCTTCCTGACATCTGTTACCGCTGTGGTGAGTCTGGTCATCTTGCCAAGGACTGTGATCTTCAGGAGGATG CCTGCTATAACTGCGGTAGAGGTGGCCACATTGCCAAGGACTGCAAGGAGCccaagagagagcgagagcaatGCTGCTACAACTGTGGCAAGCCAGGCCATCTGGCTCGTGACTGTGACCACGCGGATGAGCAGAAGTGCTATTCCTGTGGGGAATTTGGACATATTCAAAAAGACTGCACCAAGGTGAAGTGCTATAG GTGTGGTGAAACTGGTCATGTAGCCATCAATTGCAGCAAGACAAGTGAAGTCAACTGTTACCGCTGTGGCGAGTCAGGGCATCTTGCACGGGAATGCACAATTGAGGCTACTGcctaa
- the Cnbp gene encoding cellular nucleic acid-binding protein isoform X4 — translation MSSNECFKCGRSGHWARECPTGGGRGRGMRSRGRGFQFVSSSLPDICYRCGESGHLAKDCDLQEDACYNCGRGGHIAKDCKEPKREREQCCYNCGKPGHLARDCDHADEQKCYSCGEFGHIQKDCTKVKCYRCGETGHVAINCSKTSEVNCYRCGESGHLARECTIEATA, via the exons ATGAGCAGCAACGAATGCTTCAAGTGTGGACGATCTGGCCACTGGGCCAGGGAATGCCCTACTGGTGGAGGTCGGGGTCGTGGAATGAGAAGCCGCGGCAGAG GGTTCCAGTTTGTTTCCTCGTCTCTTCCTGACATCTGTTACCGCTGTGGTGAGTCTGGTCATCTTGCCAAGGACTGTGATCTTCAGGAGGATG CCTGCTATAACTGCGGTAGAGGTGGCCACATTGCCAAGGACTGCAAGGAGCccaagagagagcgagagcaatGCTGCTACAACTGTGGCAAGCCAGGCCATCTGGCTCGTGACTGTGACCACGCGGATGAGCAGAAGTGCTATTCCTGTGGGGAATTTGGACATATTCAAAAAGACTGCACCAAGGTGAAGTGCTATAG GTGTGGTGAAACTGGTCATGTAGCCATCAATTGCAGCAAGACAAGTGAAGTCAACTGTTACCGCTGTGGCGAGTCAGGGCATCTTGCACGGGAATGCACAATTGAGGCTACTGcctaa
- the Cnbp gene encoding cellular nucleic acid-binding protein isoform X1, which translates to MSSNECFKCGRSGHWARECPTGGGRGRGMRSRGRGGFTSDRGFQFVSSSLPDICYRCGESGHLAKDCDLQEDEACYNCGRGGHIAKDCKEPKREREQCCYNCGKPGHLARDCDHADEQKCYSCGEFGHIQKDCTKVKCYRCGETGHVAINCSKTSEVNCYRCGESGHLARECTIEATA; encoded by the exons ATGAGCAGCAACGAATGCTTCAAGTGTGGACGATCTGGCCACTGGGCCAGGGAATGCCCTACTGGTGGAGGTCGGGGTCGTGGAATGAGAAGCCGCGGCAGAGGTGGTTTTACCTCGGATAGAG GGTTCCAGTTTGTTTCCTCGTCTCTTCCTGACATCTGTTACCGCTGTGGTGAGTCTGGTCATCTTGCCAAGGACTGTGATCTTCAGGAGGATG AAGCCTGCTATAACTGCGGTAGAGGTGGCCACATTGCCAAGGACTGCAAGGAGCccaagagagagcgagagcaatGCTGCTACAACTGTGGCAAGCCAGGCCATCTGGCTCGTGACTGTGACCACGCGGATGAGCAGAAGTGCTATTCCTGTGGGGAATTTGGACATATTCAAAAAGACTGCACCAAGGTGAAGTGCTATAG GTGTGGTGAAACTGGTCATGTAGCCATCAATTGCAGCAAGACAAGTGAAGTCAACTGTTACCGCTGTGGCGAGTCAGGGCATCTTGCACGGGAATGCACAATTGAGGCTACTGcctaa